The following proteins are co-located in the Fimbriimonadaceae bacterium genome:
- the nikR gene encoding nickel-responsive transcriptional regulator NikR codes for MTQLVRFGVSLDQDLLAEFDRLIERRNYTNRSEAIRDLIRDSLVGQQWDENRETVATITFVYDHHVPGLTGKLVHIQHDFQGHIMAGMHVHLDHHHCLEVLVARGKGAAIRKVADAILSVKGVKHGKLTMTTTGKGLSL; via the coding sequence ATGACCCAACTCGTGCGGTTCGGCGTGTCCCTCGACCAGGATCTGCTCGCGGAATTCGATCGTCTGATCGAACGGCGCAACTATACCAATCGCTCGGAAGCGATTCGCGATCTGATTCGAGACAGCCTGGTCGGGCAGCAGTGGGACGAGAATAGAGAGACGGTCGCGACGATCACCTTCGTCTATGATCATCATGTGCCGGGTTTGACGGGAAAGCTGGTTCACATCCAGCACGATTTCCAGGGCCACATTATGGCCGGGATGCATGTGCATCTCGACCATCACCATTGCCTGGAGGTCTTGGTGGCCCGAGGCAAGGGTGCGGCCATTCGCAAGGTCGCCGATGCGATACTCAGCGTCAAAGGCGTCAAACACGGGAAGCTCACCATGACGACGACGGGCAAGGGGCTCAGCCTCTGA
- a CDS encoding DUF3842 family protein — MTICVVDGRGGGLGSRMVEKLRSLVADGHAIVGVGLNRVSAEAMARAGATAIETVPQAIRHRLHAADMIVGSLSLLMPGSLFGEVTPGLVQTVLDSHATKVLLPVNTRKVEVVGAEGRTLDALIDHAVQRIVLLLRPIV, encoded by the coding sequence ATGACGATTTGTGTGGTGGATGGTCGTGGCGGGGGTCTCGGGAGCCGGATGGTGGAAAAGTTACGCAGCCTTGTCGCGGATGGTCACGCCATCGTCGGCGTCGGGCTCAATCGTGTCTCCGCCGAAGCCATGGCACGGGCGGGGGCGACCGCGATCGAAACGGTGCCGCAAGCGATTCGTCACCGACTCCATGCGGCGGATATGATCGTGGGCTCACTCAGTCTGTTGATGCCTGGCTCTCTGTTCGGTGAAGTGACGCCGGGGCTTGTGCAAACGGTACTGGACTCGCACGCGACAAAGGTGCTGCTGCCCGTCAATACACGGAAGGTCGAGGTCGTTGGTGCGGAGGGACGAACCCTCGATGCCTTGATCGACCACGCCGTTCAGCGAATCGTGTTGCTCCTCAGGCCGATTGTCTGA